The Pseudomonas sp. IB20 region CCGCTCGCCAATCCGTTCCACCTGTTGGTCAGCCTGGCCGGCAGTCTGTTGTTCCTGACCCATCTGTTGGAACTGCTGTTGTTCAACAGCAGCTTGAAACACCGTGCCCACCCTTGGCGTGACCGCTTGCAGATTCTGCTGGTGGGGATGTTCCATGTGCGGGGCCTGTCGGCGCCTGCCGCAATTGATGAAACGAACAAGGAGGCCAATCATGCGTAAGGTTTTTCTGTTGGCCCTGTTGGTCAGCCCCATTGCCCTGGCCCAGAGCGTCAGTGTCGAAACCAACTCGCTGATGCGCCTGCCCAGCAGTACCAGCGTGTTGCAGCTCGAACGCCTGGATGTGGCGGACTACGGCACGTTGCTGGTGCCGGCCACCATCAGCCAAGTCACGGTGGATGAGCTGCATTTGGGGCGTGAGGCGCGTATCGCCATCGCCCCCGGCAATACCGCGCTGCAATTGCAGGTGCGCAATGCGCAGCTGGAACATGGCAGCCAGATCACCTCGCGCGGCGCTCCCGGGACCCACGAACGGCCGGCCAAGGCCGGGCGTGATTTGGTCTTGCGCATCAATGCCCTGAGCGCCGAAGAGCTGTCGGTGGATGCCCGTGGCGGCGCCGGTGCCCAAGGTTATGCGGGCCTGGATGGCGCCAACGGCGTGGACCCGGGTTGCACCTGGGGTTCGGCCGGGCGCGGCGCCAATGGCGATAACGGTGGCGATGGCCTGCCAGGCGCGGCGGG contains the following coding sequences:
- a CDS encoding DUF1145 domain-containing protein; the protein is MKVFWGLGKFLTLLFWVVVVVNLFRPLANPFHLLVSLAGSLLFLTHLLELLLFNSSLKHRAHPWRDRLQILLVGMFHVRGLSAPAAIDETNKEANHA